The Echeneis naucrates chromosome 8, fEcheNa1.1, whole genome shotgun sequence genome has a window encoding:
- the bahcc1a gene encoding BAH and coiled-coil domain-containing protein 1: MEGRDFAAPAHLLSERGALVHRAASRIAPSGHSSVQHAGPFPPGKYYPSHIPMAPHSGSGLMGNSSASFMGTFLASSLGSPPSHPPHPSRPPSSPSSPSYRGGPHSSASQIWFPHSHEAAPGYPRFSGSLAHTFLPMSHLDHHANSGVLYGQHRFYDTQKENFYLRGLPSQPPLISANHSLPPMSRAGSGHSQGSCSRDRDSVVGTGLHKGLKDGSVERGGVSVKDKERSNSKQESKERQQQHHSHQPPQPTHHHHSHSHQQHPHYPQHPLPLEEVNSRALERHKASLSMEYSKEHPQSMGKPLSACLHNGKMQNGDAGAGAGAKASMSSCGGEGTALGPMGGGGSNQGRHMGSSGSSRCTKEGVSGEMRISEQPSDCLERGQAPLHHSLSYSVPPPLHMGSAAGGAHPHSHPHTHPHTHPHPGGFHCLQLHPSHPHHPHHSHHTHHHPDFFCPPPSAPLANPASHERGAANVGREAKVTAPTYVPSVADLGDKSSGPFQLGNPDCQGVGGGGGGTNTKDKVIEKNGAGGHHSSWHRKQQQQQQQQQQQQQQHQYRKSEKAPDWMQSHQQHLQPSQLPPPPQQQQQQPPHSQQQHQVVRSRSVECINSGVDMDVFRSSLPQGPKSGHSVPHSVNTSPYRDCSHSGPPSNSSPLGSKSMGQHSGSATAHGTAPGGSCSLQRDGQKVARIRHQQHGRPGPDAPSPAELNQGNSQELKRKIDMSPYGYSSSGGQHHHQQPSVPTWAMRPPHHMSQPEEEQRKSYMELGSTGGQHSQQQQQPSMTLPPPQPPPAPPLSQQQQQPQQQPETQGPSQGESSAMKSLLKYSNQQQPLLLSQKSPFGGLGSLKSGPAGGSCALQGNKQTLPSRKGPANDNERPDYSGRSRDMGEAGHGESEVRQPPVGIAVAVARQREPPCRSADSHPNSRQGRVHPSVKGPPRSMYPSDPTAEEERKRMSGEQIGLTCLDRERDTYIRDNKERVEFARIHPSNSCHGDLTSHLMVPGGTSLQSSQLGDPAAHSAHHHWMPRTGSPSLWMTGHSYGIGHTALHQNLPPGFSAAMSGPLQPVLPLPQDPSAQLVVLPTEPPAHPATHHLDVIEQPGLWPPVYGARGPPSHMQHPAVYSRSQFLRQQELYALQQHQQLQHQHQHQHQSHQSQQPQPQAQPQQQQQQQQPPPPQQQQQPQQQHRSMHGMDMQHQATHNAQMQKRPNEPSVELEELISEPRASKPAKPYSYNPPQRSTSPPGVCAAHLSPCCQSPSLRPHPKSTPSTPCPAPSPAAAAPHSPAISPTPPQVPKGGESQDKRVEGQPPQDYPKSLEPDLPPGYTYPAIAMGYRSGPSPHDVRLAEPADLEAVQVEPAEQAPQSLSSLGEELECQAVVRPLPEPLPSKEVAHGEEERVVDRVVEQREEGDLAANYMPGKDESQEPGPAEEEVLVCPPAESPVCEAASCPVPLSTEESERPEAVITLEEDDEVVGEGSQVERAQKVNMPVEQEPELPTIIELDPASPAVPEPQFLATEGANDSMQQHNNKMTTDDASVDFVCLSPPSASSPCPSQTVAVPQKPLVPCYWSLELLIAAAFCTDVPPFPLFPFSTPSATPSQPNPHQGMELLSELADLELRQQKRTCGKSQEDELLMFDLQSLATLATARALEMGSQEGSSAGSEQHFPARKILNLRRKCSWTPRNEPVCPAKGSMETMDGPELAMRVKLAELQRRYKEKQKELAKLQRKHDHQKEETSRSPARRGPGRPRKRKPTLSTGPVSSSEVQRKVKSMGALSPEDLGRGGDSQRRKKRLSSRGFERLSSTQIKAQGCRKSNLHSVLSAKLASDVVQLKQKAQGKKNLSGTSSRDKDISPCNSNPKHGHRSQGTSKVESRRESGGQSDTAASVDSGPQESWTDMVRRGRKNGSTTLTQHSSRMGQPRLRVLRGQRQEALAEGESSPAESDSSDQDDEEEEGSYDTDEGQDYGAQHTRDITPSSSMTGPSPSSVVKLEANQKARNKKQRQELYGSHSLSGTEGEVKVRKKPPCRMGLATAVKSQQEDHRPEGVRRSCGPRSKEPRWGGLGTRGNRYRRSMGLATFPTTSERLKRATRKSTMLRGSINKRRSGWSVGAQPSQSEEGSRGRRTKDQQPKGRAVSRLLESFAADEGFQMDGSSFSEEDEDSSCSYNNKIPNCVLTKELLTDGLKVLISKEDELLYAARVHTLELPDIFSIVIDGERGNRPRIYSLEQLLQEAVLDIRPESEAVLSEGTRVCAYWSERSRCLYPGYVRRGGSSDEGKQGGVMVEFDDGDRGKISLPNIRLLPPGYQIHCGEPSPPLHLPSGLTAKRSSSLEQAPISDRLNTNSTVSNSQTVTVHKRRPGRPKGSGKKQKQQQLQAENANKNPSPFLSWPSLANTRKRTSDNLFQLNGAPRKVLRGKEDDLFPLPQSQPLASIPAKGLFSSSSFEVDSFSSIANGYSSFCSQSTGPGPSLSLGPRSGLYGQKRKQDEPVMPRSRKSNQEFLIKLDHEGVTSPKTKNSKALLLKGGSSSVSGLPRAEAYSHPVLLVKDNKKGGASRVELLLKGTTPQRKPSPSLRLGEYSDLGFSSHRECHSSYSDLDDDEEEEEEEERRRAALAAASGGLRTAGRFLSRLSVSSSSSGSSSSSSSGSLSSSSLCSSDNDSSYSSEDEDSSTLMLQSCLSSHRGLLQPSEPSTSSRQHQHSFVAKAVAVSNAKGGPADQMSNSKSLKRKECTSSTKPKEFMKKTRMLPDDTSFIPRPKLSAFLGGRQMWRWSGNPTQRRGLKGKARKLFYKAIVRGRDTVRVGDCAVFLSAGRPNLPYIGRIENFWESWTSNMVVKVKWFYHPEETKLGKRHRDGKHALYQSCHEDENDVQTISHKCQVVSRKEYECLTRLQKLNSSSSDLYYLAGTYDPTTGQLVTAEGVSIVC; encoded by the exons GCAGCGGATTGATGGGCAATTCCTCCGCCTCCTTCATGGGGACCTTTCTGGCCAGTAGTTTGGGTTCCCCCCCTTCCCACCCGCCTCACCCCTCCCGGCCGCCCTCCTCGCCCTCCTCACCTTCCTACCGGGGTGGACCTCACTCCAGCGCCTCACAAATCTGGTTTCCCCATTCGCATGAAG CAGCTCCAGGGTATCCTCGATTCTCAGGGAGTCTGGCCCACACTTTCCTTCCCATGAGCCACTTGGATCACCATGCCAACAGCGGCGTTCTCTATGGGCAGCACCGTTTCTATGACACCCAAAAAG AGAACTTCTATCTTCGAGGTCTCCCATCCCAGCCTCCTCTCatctcagccaatcacagtctGCCGCCAATGTCCAGGGCAGGTTCAGGCCACTCTCAGGggtcctgcagcagagacagagattCAGTGGTGGGGACAGGTCTACATAAGGGTCTTAAAGACGGCTCTgttgagagaggaggagtgtcTGTCAAGGACAAGGAGAGGTCCAATAGCAAACAGGAGTCGAAAGAGAGGCAGCAACAGCATCACAGCCACCAGCCACCCCAGCCTACACACCACCACCATTCCCACTCCCATCAACAGCACCCACACTACCCACAGCACCCACTGCCCCTGGAGGAGGTCAACAGTCGGGCCCTAGAGAGGCACAAGGCATCGCTCTCAATGGAGTACAGCAAGGAACACCCCCAGAGCATGGGCAAGCCCCTCAGTGCCTGTTTGCACAAtggcaaaatgcaaaatggagATGCAGGTGCTGGAGCTGGGGCCAAGGCTTCCATGTCCAGCTGTGGGGGTGAGGGCACAGCCCTTGGTCCCATGGGTGGAGGGGGTAGCAACCAGGGCAGACATATGGGGTCCAGCGGCAGTAGTCGCTGTACCAAGGAAGGGGTAAGTGGGGAGATGAGGATCAGTGAAcaaccttcagactgtttggaGAGGGGTCAGGCACCACTCCACCATTCCCTGTCCTATTCTGTACCCCCACCCTTGCACATGGGTTCTGCTGCTGGGGGAGCACACCCCCATTCACACCCTCACACTCACCCCCATACACATCCTCACCCAGGGGGCTTCCACTGCCTTCAACTCCACCCCAGCCACCCACACCACCCACATCATTCCCATCATACACACCACCACCCGGACTTCTTCTGCccacctccctctgctcctctagCCAACCCTGCTTCACATGAGAGGGGGGCAGCCAATGTGGGGCGAGAAGCTAAAGTCACAGCACCTACATATGTGCCATCTGTGGCAGATTTAGGTGACAAAAGTAGTGGGCCATTCCAGCTTGGTAACCCTGACTGTCAGGGTGTgggcggtggaggaggaggtacCAATACCAAGGACAAGGTAATAGAAAAAAATGGAGCTGGTGGGCATCATAGCAGTTGgcacagaaaacagcaacaacaacaacaacaacaacaacaacaacagcagcaacaccagTACAGAAAGTCAGAGAAAGCTCCAGACTGGATGCAGTCCCACCAACAACACCTTCAGCCCTcacagcttcctcctcctccccaacaacaacaacaacagcctccACATTCCCAACAGCAGCACCAGGTTGTACGTTCACGCAGCGTTGAGTGTATCAACAGTGGTGTGGACATGGATGTTTTCAGATCCTCTTTACCCCAGGGCCCCAAGTCTGGACACTCTGTCCCTCATTCTGTAAATACATCCCCTTACAGAGACTGTTCCCATTCTGGACCTCCATCTAATTCTTCCCCACTGGGAAGTAAAAGCATGGGTCAACATAGTGGGTCTGCAACAGCCCATGGCACCGCCCCAGGAGGTAGCTGCTCCTTACAGAGGGACGGTCAAAAAGTAGCCAGGATACGCCACCAGCAACATGGGCGTCCTGGCCCGGATGCTCCTTCTCCAGCTGAGTTGAACCAGGGGAACAGTCAGGAGCTGAAAAGAAAGATTGACATGTCTCCTTATGGTtacagcagcagtggtgggCAACATCACCACCAGCAGCCCTCTGTACCAACCTGGGCCATGAGACCCCCTCACCATATGTCACAAcctgaggaggagcagaggaagtcCTACATGGAGTTAGGGAGCACCGGTGGGCAACattcccagcagcagcaacagccgTCTATGACCCTGCCGCCTCCCCAGCCTCCTCCTGCACCCCCTCTCagtcagcaacagcagcaaccacagcagCAACCTGAGACCCAGGGTCCATCCCAGGGGGAGAGCAGTGCCATGAAAAGCTTACTTAAGTATAGCAACCAGCAACAGCCACTGCTCCTCTCCCAGAAAAGCCCCTTTGGGGGCCTGGGAAGCCTCAAATCAGGTCCTGCTGGTGGGAGCTGCGCCCTGCAGGGTAACAAACAGACTCTACCTTCCAGAAAGGGTCCAGCCAATGACAATGAGCGTCCTGATTACAGTGGGCGGAGTCGGGATATGGGGGAAGCAGGTCATGGGGAAAGTGAGGTGCGGCAGCCACCAGTGGGAATTGCTGTAGCAGTGGCCAGACAAAGGGAGCCACCTTGTCGTTCAGCAGACAGTCATCCCAACAGTCGACAGGGAAGGGTGCATCCCTCTGTGAAAG GACCGCCCCGCTCCATGTATCCTTCAGATCCCACCgctgaggaagagaggaagaggatgagtgGGGAACAGATAGGTCTAACTTGcttggacagagagagagatacataCATCAG GGATAATAAGGAAAGAGTGGAATTTGCAAGGATCCACCCCTCCAACAGCTGTCACGGTGACCTCACCTCTCATCTCATGGTCCCAGGCGGGACTTCTCTTCAGTCTAGCCAATTAGGAGATCCCGCTGCACATTCTGCTCACCATCATTGGATGCCAAGAACTGGAAGCCCATCCCTTTGGATGACAGGACACTCTTATG GAATAGGTCATACAGCACTGCACCAGAATCTGCCCCCTGGTTTCTCTGCAGCCATGTCAGGCCCCCTGCAGCCAGTCCTGCCTTTGCCTCAAGACCCCTCAGCCCAGCTGGTGGTCCTGCCCACTGAGCCTCCAGCCCATCCTGCGACCCATCACCTGG ATGTGATAGAGCAGCCAGGGCTGTGGCCCCCTGTGTATGGTGCCCGGGGCCCACCCTCCCACATGCAACATCCCGCTGTTTACTCCCGGTCTCAGTTTCTACGGCAACAGGAGCTGTACGCTctccagcagcatcagcagctccaACATCAGCATCAACATCAGCACCAGAGCCACCAGTCACAGCAACCACAACCTCAGGCTcaacctcagcagcagcagcagcagcagcagccgccgccgccgcagcagcagcaacagccgcagcagcagcacagatctATGCATGGCATGGACATGCAACATCAAGCCACTCACAATGCACAG ATGCAGAAGAGGCCAAACGAACCCTCAGTTGAGCTAGAGGAACTCATTTCTGAACCCAGAGCGTCCAAGCCTGCTAAGCCCTACTCTTACAACCCACCTCAGAGGAGCACCTCTCCCCCTGGAGTCTGTGCTGCTCACTTGTCCCCTTGTTGCCAGTCCCCGTCATTACGGCCCCATCCAAAAAGCACTCCTTCGACACCTTGCCCAGCTCCCAGccctgctgcagcagccccTCACTCACCTGCCATTagccccaccccaccccagGTGCCCAAGGGGGGCGAATCGCAGGACAAGAGAGTAGAAGGACAACCCCCGCAGGATTACCCAAAGTCTCTGGAGCCTG ACTTGCCTCCTGGATACACTTACCCTGCTATTGCCATGGGCTACAGAAGTGGGCCCTCCCCTCATGATGTTCGACTGGCTGAGCCAGCCGATCTGGAAGCAGTCCAAGTGGAGCCTGCTGAGCAAGCTCCTCAGTCTCTGTCCAGCCTGGGGGAGGAGCTAGAATGCCAAGCAGTGGTCAGGCCCCTCCCAGAGCCACTCCCATCCAAGGAAGTGGCGCATGGGGAGGAGGAAAGAGTGGTTGACAGAGTTGTggaacagagggaggagggggatttAGCAGCCAACTATATGCCTGGGAAGGATGAGAGTCAGGAACCGGGGCCCGCTGAGGAAGAGGTGTTGGTTTGCCCCCCTGCTGAGAGCCCAGTGTGCGAGGCAGCTTCCTGTCCAGTCCCCCTTTCAACAGAGGAGTCTGAGAGGCCAGAAGCTGTCATCACCTTggaagaggatgatgaggtggtgGGTGAGGGGAGCCAGGTGGAGCGTGCTCAAAAGGTCAACATGCCTGTAGAGCAGGAGCCAGAGTTGCCCACCATCATTGAGCTTGACCCAGCTTCCCCTGCAGTCCCTGAGCCACAGTTCCTGGCCACCGAGGGAGCAAACGACAGcatgcagcagcacaacaacaagATGACCACTGATGATGCCTCTGtggattttgtgtgtctttctcctccttcagcttcCTCCCCCTGCCCAAGCCAGACTGTTGCTGTGCCCCAAAAACCTCTTGTGCCCTGTTACTGGAGTCTGGAGCTGCTGATTGCTGCTGCCTTCTGTACAGACGTTCCTCCTTTTCCCTTGTTCCCTTTTAGCACCCCATCAGCGACTCCATCCCAGCCTAACCCCCACCAGGGTATGGAGCTTCTGAGTGAACTGGCAGATTTGGAGCTGAGACAACAAAAGCGCACCTGTGGGAAAAGCCAGG AAGACGAGTTGCTGATGTTTGACCTCCAAAGCCTTGCCACCCTGGCCACAGCCCGAGCGCTGGAGATGGGCTCCCAGGAAGGCAGCAGTGCAGGTTCAGAACAACACTTCCCGGCCCGCAAGATCCTCAATTTACGTAGGAAATGCAGCTGGACACCTCGAAATGAACCA GTATGCCCAGCGAAAGGTAGCATGGAAACAATGGACGGTCCAGAGCTTGCAATGCGTGTTAAGTtggctgaactacagcgtcgCTATAAAGAGAAGCAAAAGGAGCTGGCCAAACTACAGAGGAAGCACGATCATCA gaaggaggaaacaTCTCGCAGCCCAGCGCGAAGGGGACCGGGGAGGCCAAGGAAGAGGAAACCCACCCTCAGCACAGGTCCAGTGTCCTCATCTGAGGTCCAAAGAAAAGTCAA GTCGATGGGGGCCCTGTCGCCTGAGGATCTAGGAAGGGGTGGAGACAGccagagaaggaagaagaggcTGTCCAGTCGAGGCTTTGAGCGACTTAGCAGCACACAG ATAAAAGCGCAGggctgcagaaaaagtaatCTTCACAGCGTTCTCAGTGCCAAGCTGGCCAGTGATGTGGTGCAGCTCAAACAGAAAGCCCAGGGTAAAAAGAATCTCTCAGGTACCAGCTCCAGGGACAAAGACATTTCTCCCTGCAACTCCAACCCCAAGCATGGACACAGAAGCCAGGGCACAAGCAAGGTTGAATCCCGGCGAGAGTCTGGAGGACAAAGTGACACAG CAGCCAGTGTGGACAGTGGCCCCCAGGAGAGCTGGACCGATATGGTGCGACGTGGTCGTAAAAATGGATCTACCACACTAACACAGCATTCCTCTCGTATGGGCCAACCCAGACTGAGAGTTCTCCGTGGCCAGAGACAGGAGGCAttggcagagggagagagctcTCCTGCAGAGAGCGACTCCTCTGATCAAG ATGACGAAGAAGAGGAAGGCAGTTATGATACTGATGAAGGTCAAGACTACGGAGCCCAACACACCAGAGACATCACTCCTAGCTCATCCATGACTGGTCCGAGTCCCTCATCTGTTGTAAAACTGGAGGCAAATCAAAAAGCCAGGAACAAAAAACAGAGGCAGGAACTTTATG GATCCCATAGTCTTTCTGGAACAGAGGGGGAGGTGAAAGTAAGGAAGAAACCCCCCTGCAGGATGGGGCTGGCCACTGCAGTTAAAAGCCAGCAAGAAGACCACCGGCCTGAGGGGGTGAGAAGGTCATGTGGACCTCGTTCTAAGGAGCCTCGGTGGGGTGGCCTTGGGACCAGAGGTAACCGCTACCGAAGGAGCATGGGTCTTGCCACCTTCCCCACTACAAGTGAGAGGTTAAAGAGGGCAACCCGCAAGAGCACCATGTTGAGAGGATCAATCAATAAG AGGAGAAGCGGCTGGTCTGTCGGAGCCCAGCCTTCGCAGAGCGAGGAGGGCAGCAGGGGCCGAAGGACCAAGGACCAACAG CCAAAGGGAAGAGCAGTGAGTCGGTTGCTGGAGAGCTTTGCGGCTGACGAGGGCTTTCAGATGGATGGCAGCAGCTTCTCAGAAGAAGACGAGGACAGCAGCTGTtcatacaacaacaaaa TTCCTAACTGTGTGCTGACCAAAGAGCTCCTAACTGATGGACTAAAGGTGCTGATCTCGAAGGAGGATGAGCTTCTCTACGCTGCGAGGGTCCACACTCTGGAGCTTCCAGATAT CTTTAGCATTGTCATCGACGGCGAAAGAGGAAACCGCCCAAGAATTTATTCACTGGAGCAACTGCTACAAGAAGCA GTCTTGGATATACGTCCAGAATCGGAGGCTGTGCTCAGTGAAGGAACCAGGGTGTGCGCTTACTGGAGTGAACGTTCACGCTGCTTATATCCAGGTTATGTCCGCAGAG GTGGGTCATCTGATGAGGGGAAACAAGGAGGGGTGATGGTAGAGTTTGATGATGGAGACAGAGGGAAGATTTCTCTCCCCAACATCCGCCTCCTGCCTCCAGGATACCAAATTCACT GTGGGGAACCATCTCCCCCTCTGCATCTGCCCAGTGGGTTAACAGCCAAGAGAAGCTCCAGTCTGGAGCAGGCCCCCATCAGTGACAGGCTCAACACGAACAGCACTGTCAGCAACAGTCAAACTGTAACTGTTCACAAAAGACGACCAG gGAGACCAAAGGGTtctgggaaaaaacaaaagcagcagcagctgcaggctgagaaTGCCAATAAAAATCCTTCACCTTTCCTGAGTTGGCCGTCATTGGCCAACACGAGAAAGAGAACATCCGACAATCTCTTTCAGCTCAATGGGGCCCCCAGGAAGGTCTTAAGAGGGAAGGAAGATGACCTGTTCCCCTTGCCTCAAAGCCAGCCACTTGCCTCCATCCCAGCAAAGGgccttttcagcagcagctcctttgAGGTGGACTCCTTCAGCAGCATTGCAAATGGCTACTCCTCCTTTTGTAGCCAGTCTACAGGGCCGGGTCCAAGTTTATCTCTGGGCCCCCGAAGTGGACTGTATGGCCAGAAACGCAAGCAAGATGAACCGGTTATGCCAAGAAGCAGGAAGTCCAACCAGGAATTCCTGATCAAGTTAGATCATGAAGGAGTCACTTCCCCCAAGACAAAGAACAGCAAGGCCCTGCTGCTGAAAGGTGGATCTTCCAGTGTGAGTGGTCTGCCCAGGGCAGAGGCATACTCTCATCCTGTCCTGCTAGttaaagacaacaaaaaggGTGGAGCTTCCAGGGTCGAACTCCTCTTGAAAGGGACCACACCCCAAAGAAAGCCCTCTCCATCTCTGCGTCTTGGGGAATATAGTGACTTGGGCTTCAGCTCTCACCGAGAGTGCCACAGCTCTTACTCtgatctggatgatgatgaagaagaagaagaagaggaagagaggagaagagctgcACTAGCTGCAGCCTCAGGAGGACTAAGGACGGCTGGCCGTTTCCTCtcccgtctctctgtctcctcttcctcatccggttcttccagctcctcctcttcaggtTCTCTCTCCAGTTCCAGCCTCTGTTCCTCTGACAATGATTCATCCTACAGTTCAGAGGATGAGGACAGTTCTACATTAATGCTCCAGAGTTGTCTGTCTTCCCACCGTGGGCTCTTGCAACCATCTGAACCCTCTACTTCTTCAAGGCAGCATCAGCACTCGTTCGTGGCCAAAGCTGTCGCTGTTTCCAATGCCAAAGGAGGCCCTGCCGACCAGATGTCCAACAGCAAGTCTTTGAAGAGGAAAGAATGCACCAGCTCCACTAAACCTAAGGAATTTATGAAGAAAACTCGGATGCTTCCAGATGACACTTCATTTATACCAAGGCCCAAGTTGTCTGCCTTTCTAGGAGGACGACAAATGTGGAGGTGGTCAGGAAATCCTACACAG AGACGAGGTCTAAAGGGCAAAGCCAGGAAGCTTTTCTATAAAGCCATTGTACGAggcagagacacagtgagagtgGGGGATTGTGCTGTATTCCTCTCAGCTGGACGACCAAACCTCCCATATATTGGTCGAATCGAGAACTTCTGGGAATCCTGGACATCCAACATGGTAGTCAAAGTGAAATGGTTCTACCACCCCGAAGAGACTAAGCTAGGCAAGAGGCATCGAGATGGCAAG CATGCCCTGTACCAATCGTGTCATGAGGATGAGAATGACGTCCAGACAATCTCTCATAAGTGCCAGGTGGTGAGCAGGAAGGAGTACGAGTGTCTGACTCGTCTTCAGAAGCTGAACAGTAGCTCCTCAGACCTCTACTACCTGGCTGGGACGTACGACCCTACCACTGGTCAGCTGGTCACAGCAGAAGGGGTTTCCATTGTGTGCTGA